Proteins encoded within one genomic window of Nordella sp. HKS 07:
- a CDS encoding RNA polymerase sigma factor: protein MTGADQSLSDDVRLVEAALRDRHAYAALVRRYELVLGRYVRRLLGPHLQSADDVLQDVFIKAYVNLNDYDKSRPFGAWIYRIAHNEAISFLRRQRAGLQIVDSDDARLILERVADHDSPEGTLQRSRTAEDVRKALAALDQRYRDVLVLRYLEEKSYDEIADILEMPMGTVATLINRGLKQLRVGRAMNPSWADK from the coding sequence TCGTTATCCGATGACGTCCGGCTGGTCGAGGCGGCGTTGCGAGACCGGCATGCTTATGCCGCTCTGGTGCGGCGCTATGAGCTTGTGCTCGGACGCTATGTACGGCGCCTGCTCGGCCCTCACCTGCAATCGGCGGACGATGTGTTGCAGGATGTTTTCATCAAGGCCTATGTGAACCTCAACGACTATGACAAGTCGCGGCCCTTCGGCGCCTGGATCTACCGGATCGCGCACAACGAGGCGATCAGCTTTCTGCGCCGGCAGCGCGCCGGCCTACAAATCGTCGACAGCGACGATGCGCGCCTTATCCTTGAACGTGTCGCCGACCACGACAGTCCGGAAGGCACGTTGCAAAGGTCCCGGACCGCGGAAGATGTCCGCAAGGCGCTGGCCGCGCTCGATCAGCGCTACCGGGATGTTCTCGTCTTGCGGTACCTCGAAGAAAAGAGCTACGACGAAATTGCCGATATTCTCGAAATGCCAATGGGAACCGTCGCGACGCTCATCAATCGTGGTCTGAAGCAACTGAGAGTAGGGCGCGCCATGAACCCGTCCTGGGCAGACAAATGA